Proteins encoded together in one Romeriopsis navalis LEGE 11480 window:
- a CDS encoding lysophospholipid acyltransferase family protein, which yields MTKQFPDVPGSLTDGLALGQCVATLWQKYWQATLTPSPGFTGWSLDDRDPHVIEQWMPLWEWLYQHYFRVQADGWEHVPATGQVMLIGSHNGGLAAPDTVMMTYDWLRRFGPERAAYGLMDPRIWQGALGTAQLATQIGAVRAHPRMGIAALERGASVLIYPGGARDVFRPHHQRHQVCLGDNQGFIKLALRYEVPIIPAISVGAHSTLVVLADLYPWMQQLHERGLPWYLGIDPTVFPVYLGLPWGLAIGPWPNIPLPVPMQTRICPPITFKHYGRAASRDRAYVDACHRQVQATMQVELDRLVQERQSWL from the coding sequence ATGACGAAGCAATTTCCCGATGTGCCGGGATCATTGACGGACGGATTGGCCTTGGGGCAGTGTGTGGCGACGTTATGGCAGAAATATTGGCAGGCAACGTTGACACCGAGTCCAGGATTTACGGGTTGGTCGCTGGACGATCGTGATCCGCACGTAATTGAGCAATGGATGCCATTGTGGGAATGGCTCTATCAGCATTATTTCCGGGTGCAGGCCGATGGCTGGGAGCACGTCCCAGCAACTGGTCAGGTGATGCTGATTGGGTCACATAATGGGGGATTGGCAGCGCCGGACACGGTGATGATGACCTATGACTGGTTGCGCCGGTTTGGTCCGGAGCGAGCGGCATATGGGCTGATGGACCCGCGAATTTGGCAGGGCGCCCTGGGCACCGCCCAACTAGCGACGCAGATTGGCGCGGTACGGGCACATCCACGCATGGGCATCGCGGCATTAGAGCGGGGTGCGAGTGTGTTGATTTATCCCGGTGGGGCGCGGGATGTGTTCCGCCCTCATCATCAACGCCATCAAGTGTGCCTGGGCGATAATCAGGGGTTTATCAAACTGGCGTTGCGCTATGAAGTGCCGATTATTCCGGCGATTTCCGTGGGGGCACATTCGACATTAGTGGTATTGGCGGATTTATATCCCTGGATGCAGCAGTTACATGAGCGCGGCTTGCCTTGGTATTTGGGGATTGATCCGACTGTGTTTCCAGTTTATCTGGGGTTGCCGTGGGGGTTAGCGATCGGACCCTGGCCGAATATTCCCTTACCAGTGCCAATGCAAACCCGTATCTGTCCGCCAATTACCTTTAAACACTATGGCCGGGCAGCATCACGCGATCGGGCTTACGTTGATGCTTGCCATCGGCAGGTGCAGGCAACGATGCAGGTAGAACTCGATCGCTTGGTGCAAGAGCGTCAAAGCTGGCTTTAG